The following coding sequences lie in one Cannabis sativa cultivar Pink pepper isolate KNU-18-1 chromosome 5, ASM2916894v1, whole genome shotgun sequence genomic window:
- the LOC115717210 gene encoding silicon efflux transporter LSI2: MTLASPEKVVLGSIAFGLFWILAVFPAVPFLPIGRTAGSLLGGMLMIIFRVITPSQAYAAIDLSVLGLLFGTMVVSIYLERANAFKYLGILFSWKSRGAKDLLCRICIFTAVTSALFTNDTCCVLLTEFILKVARENNIPAHPLLLALASSANVGSSATPIGNPQNLIIAIQSGISFGDFILGILPAMLVGIVVNALILLGMYWKILYMKKDEETALEEVKCPDDAASHQFSPVHMSHRPSFEDNNPTSEFRSSPNQVSLYATAGEGNIRRSPCGGGDVESGRNLSGCSREGAAVDSFARKLEEKIALEGEHGLQEMANCIENGIPIEPAEKKETLIKKWRRKSWKACLYLVTLGMVVALLMGLNMSWTVLTAALVLMVLDFKDAGPCLDKVSYSLLVFFCGMFITVDGFNRTGIPSTLWTIMEPHARIDHAGGIAVLAIVILILSNVASNVPTVLLLGGRVAASAAAISPSQEKRAWLILAWVSTVAGNLSLLGSAANLIVCEQARRAKPVGFTLSFWTHLKFGFPSTLIVTAIGLLLIRS, encoded by the exons ATGACTTTGGCTTCACCTGAGAAAGTTGTTCTTGGCTCAATTGCTTTTGGGCTCTTTTGGATTCTAGCAGTGTTTCCTGCAGTTCCATTTCTGCCAATTGGAAGAACAGCAGGCTCGCTGCTCGGCGGCATGTTGATGATCATCTTCAGAGTCATAACACCATCACAAGCATATGCAGCCATTGATCTCTCAGTTCTTGGCCTCCTTTTTGGGACTATGGTGGTGAGTATCTATCTAGAAAGAGCCAATGCTTTCAAGTACTTGGGCATACTTTTTTCGTGGAAGAGTCGCGGGGCCAAAGACTTGTTATGCAGAATCTGCATTTTCACTGCTGTAACAAGTGCACTCTTCACTAATGACACTTGCTGTGTTCTTCTTACTGAGTTTATCTTAAAAGTTGCTAGGGAAAACAACATACCAGCTCACCCTTTGTTGCTAGCACTGGCCTCAAGTGCTAATGTTGGATCCTCTGCTACTCCAATTGGCAACCCCCAAAATCTGATTATTGCTATTCAGAGTGGCATATCTTTCGGGGACTTTATATTGGGAATTCTCCCTGCAATGCTTGTGGGGATTGTTGTTAATGCTTTGATTCTTTTAGGCATGTATTGGAAGATATTATACATGAAGAAAGATGAAGAAACAGCTTTGGAGGAGGTGAAATGTCCTGATGATGCAGCCTCACACCAATTCTCACCAGTTCACATGTCACATAGGCCATCTTTTGAGGACAATAATCCCACTTCTGAGTTCAGAAGCTCACCAAACCAAGTGAGCTTGTATGCAACCGCGGGCGAAGGAAATATTCGTAGATCTCCATGTGGTGGTGGTGATGTTGAGTCTGGGAGGAACTTAAGTGGTTGTTCTAGAGAAGGGGCTGCAGTTGATTCTTTTGCAAGAAAGTTGGAGGAAAAGATTGCTTTGGAAGGAGAACATGGACTTCAAGAAATGGCTAACTGTATCGAAAATGGCATCCCCATTGAGCCAGCTGAGAAAAAAGAAACTTTGATCAAGAAATGGAGGAGAAAATCATGGAAAGCTTGTCTTTACCTTGTCACTCTTGGAATGGTCGTTGCATTGCTTATGGGGCTAAACATGTCATGGACTGTACTTACAGCAGCACTTGTTCTTATGGTTCTTGATTTCAAGGATGCTGGACCATGTCTTGACAAG GTCTCCTACTCTCTCCTAGTTTTCTTCTGTGGAATGTTCATCACAGTAGATGGCTTTAACAGAACAGGAATTCCCAGCACTTTGTGGACTATAATGGAGCCTCATGCACGAATTGATCATGCTGGTGGGATAGCTGTTCTAGCCATTGTCATACTAATACTCTCAAATGTTGCTTCAAATGTACCTACAG TTCTCTTACTTGGAGGAAGAGTGGCAGCATCAGCAGCAGCCATATCTCCGAGTCAAGAGAAAAGGGCATGGCTCATATTGGCTTGGGTTAGCACAGTAGCTGGGAACCTCTCACTGTTGGGCTCAGCTGCAAACTTGATTGTATGCGAGCAGGCTCGTCGGGCTAAGCCAGTTGGCTTCACTCTCTCCTTCTGGACTCATCTCAAGTTTGGCTTTCCCTCCACTCTTATAGTAACAGCTATCGGCTTACTACTTATCAggagttaa